In Rahnella variigena, one DNA window encodes the following:
- a CDS encoding bifunctional 2',3'-cyclic-nucleotide 2'-phosphodiesterase/3'-nucleotidase has translation MNKRHLTLSLLATLTAASVQASQVDLRIMETTDLHSNMMDFDYYKDKPTDKFGLVRTASLIHAARNEVTNSVLVDNGDIIQGSPLGDYMAAKGLKQGDVHPVYLAMNTLNYAVGNLGNHEFNYGLDYLKKALAGAKFPYVNANVIDDKTGKPLFTPFLITDNAVKDRDGKTHNLRIGYIGFVPPQIMVWDKANLQGKVTVADITETAKKWIPEMRKQGADIIVAIPHSGLSGDPYKTMAENSVYYLSQVKGIDAIMFGHAHAVFPSEEFASIKGADIKQGTLNGVPAVMPGMWGDHLGVVDMVLSNDDGHWKVETAKAEARPIYDKEQKKSLAAEDQDLVKVLAPSHDATREFVSKPIGKSNDNMYSYLALVQDDPTVQIVNNAQKAYTEHFIQGDPDLADLPVLSAAAPFKVGGRKNDPASFVEVEKGELTFRNAADLYLYPNTLVVMKVTGQEVKDWLECSAGQFNQIDVNSTKPQSLINWDGFRTYNFDVIDGVNYQIDVSQPAKFDGECTLINKDAERIKNLTYNGKPIDLKATFLVATNNYRAYGGKFAGTGDKHIAFASPDENRSVVAAYISAETKKAGAVTPTADNNWKLAPIKASQPLDIRFETSPGEKAANFIKTHAQYPMTAKGPDAVGFEIYQVDLQK, from the coding sequence ATGAATAAGCGTCATCTGACGTTATCCCTGCTGGCGACACTGACGGCGGCATCCGTTCAGGCGTCACAGGTGGATCTGCGCATCATGGAAACCACGGATCTTCACAGCAACATGATGGACTTCGATTACTACAAAGATAAACCGACCGATAAATTCGGTCTGGTGCGCACCGCCAGCCTGATCCACGCGGCGCGTAACGAAGTCACCAACTCAGTGTTAGTCGATAACGGCGACATCATTCAGGGCAGCCCGCTGGGCGATTACATGGCGGCGAAAGGCCTGAAGCAGGGCGACGTTCATCCGGTGTATCTGGCGATGAATACGCTGAATTATGCGGTCGGTAACCTGGGCAATCACGAATTTAACTACGGCCTGGATTACCTGAAAAAAGCACTGGCCGGGGCGAAATTCCCTTACGTGAACGCCAACGTGATTGATGATAAAACCGGGAAGCCGCTGTTCACGCCGTTCCTGATCACCGATAACGCAGTCAAAGACCGCGACGGTAAAACCCATAATCTGCGCATCGGCTATATCGGTTTTGTGCCGCCGCAAATCATGGTCTGGGACAAAGCCAATTTGCAGGGCAAAGTGACCGTCGCGGATATCACCGAGACGGCTAAAAAGTGGATACCGGAAATGCGCAAACAAGGCGCCGACATTATTGTCGCCATTCCGCACTCCGGCCTGTCGGGCGATCCGTACAAAACCATGGCGGAAAACTCGGTCTATTACCTGAGCCAGGTAAAAGGCATCGACGCCATTATGTTCGGCCATGCCCACGCCGTTTTCCCGAGTGAGGAATTCGCCAGTATCAAAGGGGCGGACATCAAACAAGGTACGCTGAATGGCGTCCCTGCCGTGATGCCGGGCATGTGGGGCGACCATCTGGGCGTCGTCGATATGGTGCTCAGTAACGACGATGGGCACTGGAAAGTCGAGACAGCCAAAGCCGAAGCGCGCCCGATTTACGACAAAGAGCAGAAGAAATCACTGGCGGCGGAAGATCAGGATTTAGTCAAGGTTCTGGCGCCGTCACATGACGCCACTCGCGAGTTTGTCAGTAAGCCGATCGGTAAATCTAACGACAACATGTACAGCTATCTGGCACTGGTTCAGGATGACCCGACGGTGCAAATCGTCAATAACGCCCAGAAAGCCTATACCGAGCATTTCATTCAGGGTGATCCGGATTTAGCCGATTTGCCGGTGCTTTCTGCGGCCGCGCCGTTTAAAGTCGGCGGTCGTAAAAACGATCCGGCCAGCTTTGTGGAAGTAGAAAAAGGCGAACTGACTTTCCGTAACGCGGCGGATTTATATCTGTATCCGAATACGCTGGTGGTGATGAAAGTCACCGGTCAGGAAGTCAAAGACTGGCTGGAATGCTCCGCCGGCCAGTTTAATCAGATTGACGTTAACAGCACCAAACCGCAGTCACTGATTAACTGGGATGGTTTCCGTACTTATAATTTTGACGTCATCGACGGCGTGAATTATCAGATTGATGTCAGCCAGCCTGCGAAATTCGACGGTGAATGTACGCTGATTAATAAAGATGCGGAACGCATCAAAAACCTGACCTACAACGGTAAGCCGATTGACCTGAAAGCGACCTTCCTGGTTGCCACGAATAACTACCGTGCGTACGGTGGAAAATTCGCGGGTACCGGCGATAAGCACATCGCCTTTGCTTCACCGGATGAAAACCGTTCCGTGGTCGCGGCCTATATCAGTGCCGAAACGAAAAAAGCGGGTGCAGTCACGCCAACCGCTGATAACAACTGGAAGCTGGCACCGATTAAAGCATCACAGCCTCTGGACATTCGTTTCGAAACATCGCCTGGCGAGAAAGCGGCAAACTTCATCAAAACTCACGCCCAGTATCCGATGACGGCTAAAGGTCCGGACGCTGTGGGTTTCGAGATTTATCAGGTCGATTTACAAAAATAA
- the fklB gene encoding FKBP-type peptidyl-prolyl cis-trans isomerase, translating to MTTPSFDSVEAQASYGIGLQVGQQLQESGLQGLEPDALLAGLRDALEGNTPAVPVDVVHRALREVHERADAVRRERQEALAVQGQEFLAANAQREGVSSTESGLQFSVITQGEGTIPGRQDRVRVHYTGKLIDGTVFDSSVQRGEPAEFPVNGVIAGWIEALTLMPVGSKWELYIPHNLAYGERGAGASIPPYSALIFEVELLEIL from the coding sequence ATGACTACCCCTTCATTTGACAGCGTAGAAGCGCAGGCAAGTTACGGTATCGGCCTGCAGGTCGGTCAACAGTTGCAGGAATCAGGTTTGCAGGGCTTAGAGCCTGACGCACTGCTGGCAGGCTTACGCGACGCGCTGGAAGGGAATACGCCAGCCGTTCCTGTTGATGTGGTTCACCGCGCACTGCGTGAAGTCCACGAACGTGCTGATGCTGTCCGTCGTGAACGTCAGGAAGCTCTGGCTGTTCAGGGTCAGGAATTCCTGGCTGCAAATGCACAGCGCGAAGGCGTGAGCAGCACCGAGTCTGGTCTGCAATTCTCTGTTATCACTCAGGGCGAAGGCACCATCCCGGGCCGTCAGGACCGTGTACGCGTTCACTACACCGGTAAACTGATCGACGGTACTGTGTTCGACAGTTCAGTTCAACGTGGCGAACCGGCTGAATTCCCGGTTAACGGCGTGATCGCAGGCTGGATCGAAGCACTGACCCTGATGCCAGTCGGTTCTAAATGGGAGTTGTACATCCCTCATAACCTGGCTTACGGCGAACGTGGTGCGGGTGCTTCCATCCCTCCATACAGCGCGCTTATCTTTGAAGTTGAGCTGCTGGAAATTCTGTAA
- a CDS encoding LysM-like peptidoglycan-binding domain-containing protein: MGRIPPRRRKAIRIYQPMLRSWIAIMKRPLRDTSAQSESESDIQDSVTAETEKPAVSRGKTLLNKIWHLSDDFHWMSPLPYAHRRGIILAVLVILLALLWPYTPENTYAPAQPQQPTSIPMQADLRNDQGRTTQMAQPDPVSPQSNDNSGAWRSYQVQSGQTLAQLFRDNNMAINDVFSMARVEGAEKPLSTLKTGQEVKIQRDAQGVVTALQVTTDQNVTVTFTRQPDGSFQRSN; encoded by the coding sequence ATGGGCAGAATCCCGCCCAGGAGAAGGAAAGCCATCCGTATTTATCAACCCATGTTGAGATCCTGGATTGCCATTATGAAAAGGCCATTGCGAGACACGTCAGCACAGAGCGAAAGTGAAAGCGACATTCAGGACAGCGTCACCGCTGAAACTGAAAAGCCGGCGGTCAGCCGGGGCAAAACACTGCTCAATAAAATCTGGCATCTGAGCGACGATTTCCACTGGATGTCGCCACTGCCTTATGCGCATCGCCGCGGCATTATTCTTGCGGTACTGGTGATCCTTCTGGCACTGCTGTGGCCTTATACGCCTGAAAATACCTATGCGCCTGCGCAGCCGCAACAACCGACCAGCATTCCGATGCAGGCTGATTTGCGTAACGATCAGGGTCGCACCACCCAGATGGCACAGCCGGATCCTGTTTCGCCGCAAAGTAATGACAACAGCGGCGCATGGCGCAGTTATCAGGTGCAATCCGGTCAGACGCTGGCGCAGTTATTCCGCGATAACAATATGGCGATCAATGATGTGTTCTCGATGGCAAGGGTTGAAGGCGCAGAAAAACCGCTGAGTACCCTGAAGACCGGGCAGGAAGTGAAAATTCAACGTGATGCGCAAGGGGTTGTCACTGCTTTGCAGGTGACGACAGATCAGAATGTTACGGTGACATTTACCCGTCAGCCGGACGGCAGTTTCCAGCGCAGTAACTGA
- the rplI gene encoding 50S ribosomal protein L9 codes for MQVILLDKVANLGSLGDQVNVKAGYARNFLVPQGKAVPATKKNVEFFEARRAELEAKLADVLNAAEARATKINELGSVTIASKSGDEGKLFGSIGTRDIADAVTAAGVEVAKSEVRLPNGVLRTTGEHEVEFQVHSDVFAKLNVVVVAEA; via the coding sequence ATGCAAGTTATTCTGCTTGATAAAGTAGCAAACCTGGGCAGCCTGGGTGATCAAGTTAACGTTAAAGCGGGCTACGCTCGTAACTTCCTGGTACCACAGGGCAAAGCTGTTCCTGCTACCAAGAAAAACGTTGAGTTCTTCGAAGCACGTCGTGCAGAACTGGAAGCCAAACTGGCTGACGTTCTGAACGCTGCTGAAGCTCGCGCAACTAAAATCAACGAACTGGGTTCAGTAACCATCGCGTCTAAATCAGGCGACGAAGGCAAACTGTTCGGCTCTATCGGTACTCGCGATATCGCTGATGCAGTAACTGCTGCTGGCGTTGAAGTTGCTAAAAGCGAAGTTCGTTTGCCGAATGGCGTTCTGCGTACCACTGGTGAACACGAAGTTGAGTTCCAGGTACACAGCGACGTATTCGCTAAACTGAACGTAGTTGTGGTTGCTGAAGCGTAA
- the rpsR gene encoding 30S ribosomal protein S18, which produces MARYFRRRKFCRFTAEGVVEIDYKDIATLKNYITESGKIVPSRITGTRAKYQRQLARCIKRARYLSLLPYTDRHQ; this is translated from the coding sequence ATGGCACGTTATTTCCGTCGTCGCAAGTTCTGCCGTTTCACCGCGGAAGGCGTTGTAGAGATTGATTACAAAGACATCGCTACACTGAAAAACTACATTACCGAAAGCGGTAAAATTGTCCCGAGCCGTATTACCGGTACTCGTGCAAAATACCAGCGTCAGCTCGCTCGTTGCATCAAGCGCGCTCGCTACCTTTCATTGTTGCCATACACTGATCGTCATCAGTAA
- the priB gene encoding primosomal replication protein N — MTANRLVLSGTVCKTPIRKVSPSGIPHCQFVLEHKSSQQEAGFNRQAWCRMPVVVSGQASQALTHSLTVGTQLTVTGFISCHQGRNGLNKVVLHAEQIDLIDTGD, encoded by the coding sequence GTGACGGCGAATCGTCTGGTGTTGTCCGGCACAGTGTGCAAGACCCCCATTCGTAAAGTCAGTCCTTCGGGCATTCCACACTGCCAGTTTGTGCTAGAACACAAATCCTCGCAGCAGGAAGCCGGATTTAACCGACAAGCATGGTGCAGAATGCCCGTGGTTGTCAGTGGACAAGCGTCACAAGCATTAACTCACAGTTTAACGGTCGGCACGCAACTCACTGTTACCGGATTCATTAGCTGCCATCAAGGGCGTAATGGACTGAATAAAGTGGTGTTACATGCCGAGCAGATTGATTTGATAGATACTGGAGACTAG